From the genome of Bombyx mori chromosome 16, ASM3026992v2, one region includes:
- the LOC101746948 gene encoding ceramide synthase 5, translating to MLRLILDKFWDEGVWLPPNTTWEDIAPGPDKAVEYTNYTHVFIPIPLAVVFMVIRNFLEKHWYAPFGKSLGIKDTRPRKAPNNPKLEEAYRQCPKPKQFSTIAKKLDLTERQVERWWRLRRSQEKPSTLTKFCENTWKFTFYLINFTFGIFVLWDKEWLWDIDQCYIGYPHQGVTSDVWWYYMISSAFYWSLTISQFWDVKRKDFWQMFVHHIATIALLSFSWVCNLHRIGTLMLLVHDCADIFVESVKAAKYAGYQRLCDTLFLVLIVVWISTRVGIYPFYIIWSTSIRAPMLLPMFPAYYIFNSLLCLLLCLHILWTWLILLIAYNTLKAGQMEGDIRSSSSELSDSPHNSNHSSPTRVKSKKVT from the exons ATGCTGCGGCTAATATTAGACAAATTCTGGGACGAGGGAGTTTGGTTACCGCCCAACACGACGTGGGAGGATATCGCACCCGGACCGGATAAGGCTGTTGAATACACCAACTACACTCACGTTTTCATCCCTATACCGTTAGCTGTGGTTTTTATGGTGATACGGAATTTCCTGGAGAA acacTGGTACGCACCTTTCGGGAAGTCCTTAGGCATAAAGGATACGAGACCACGGAAAGCGCCAAATAATCCAAAGTTGGAGGAAGCATACCGACAATGTCCGAAACCCAAACAG TTCTCCACAATAGCCAAGAAGCTGGATTTGACGGAACGGCAAGTGGAACGCTGGTGGCGTCTGCGTCGCAGCCAGGAGAAACCCTCGACCCTGACCAAGTTCTGCGAGAACACGTGGAAATTCACGTTCTACCTCATCAACTTCACATTCGGAATATTCGTTCTGTGGGACAAGGAGTGGCTATGGGATATCGACCAATGCTACATCGGATATCCCCATCAG GGTGTGACCAGCGACGTGTGGTGGTACTACATGATATCGTCCGCGTTCTATTGGTCGCTGACCATCTCGCAGTTCTGGGACGTCAAGCGCAAGGACTTCTGGCAGATGTTCGTCCACCACATCGCCACCATAGCGCTGCTCTCCTTCAGCTGGGTATGCaacctgcaccggatcggaaccctGATGCTGCTCGTTCACGACTGTGCGGACATATTTGTTGAG TCCGTGAAGGCCGCAAAGTACGCAGGGTACCAGCGTCTGTGCGATACCCTCTTCCTGGTGCTAATCGTGGTCTGGATCTCGACCAGAGTGGGGATTTACCCGTTCTATATCATATGgag CACTTCCATCCGAGCTCCGATGCTGCTGCCAATGTTCCCGGCCTACTACATATTCAATTCGCTGCTGTGTCTGTTACTATGTCTGCATATACTGTGGACTTGGTTGATCTTGCTGATTGCCTACAACACGCTGAAAGCCGGACAG
- the LOC101735559 gene encoding probable RNA-directed DNA polymerase from transposon X-element isoform X1 — translation MAYISRIKPLSVTIGFFNAYGLANQRDQVSDFLRDHQIDIFLVQETLLKPARRDPKIANYNMVRNDRLSARGGGTVIYYRRALHCVPLDPPALANIEASVCRISLTGHAPIVIASVYLPPDKIVLSSDIEALLGMGSSVILAGDLNCKHIRWNSHTTTPNGRRLDALVDDLAFDVVAPLTPTHYPLNIAHRPDILDIALLKNVTLRLHSIEVVSELDSDHRPVVMKLGRAPDSVPVTRTVVDWHTLGISLAESDPPSLPFSPDSIPSPQDTAEAIDIVTSHITSTLDRSSKQVVAEDFLHRFKLPDDIRELLRAKNASIRAYDRYPTAENRIRMRALQRDVKSRITEVRDARWSDFLEGLAPSQRSYYRLARTLKSDTVVTMPPLVGPSGRLAAFDDDEKAELLADTLQTQCTPSTQSVDPVHVELVDSEVERRASLPPSDALPPVTPMEVKDLIKDLRPRKAPGSDGISNRVIKLLPVQLIVMLASIFNAAMANCIFPAVWKEADVIGIHKPGKPKNHPTSYRPISLLMSLGKLYERLLYKRLRDFVSSKGILIDEQFGFRTNHSCVQQVHRLTEHILVGLNRPKPLYTGALFFDVAKAFDKVWHNGLIFKLFNMGVPDSLVLIIRDFLSNRSFRYRVEGTRSSPRSLTAGVPQGSVLSPLLFSLFVNDIPRSPPTHLALFADDTTVYYSSRNKSLIAKKLQSAALALGQWFRKWRIDINPAKSTAVLFQRGSSTRISSRIRRRNLTPPITLFRQPIPWARKVKYLGVTLDASMTFRPHIKSVRDRAAFILGRLYPMICKRSKMSLRNKVTLYKTCIRPVMTYASVVFAHAARTHIDTLQSLQSRFCRLAVGAPWFVRNVDLHDDLGLESIRKYMKSASERYFDKAMRHDNRLIVAAADYSPNPDHAGASHRRRPRHVLTDPSDPITFALDAFSSNTRGRLRDPGNRTRRTRQRGRRAT, via the coding sequence atggcgtatataagtagaataaagcccctatccgtaacgataggattttttaacgcttacggtctcgcaaatcaacgtgatcaggtttctgactttttgcgtgaccaccaaattgatatctttttagtgcaggagaccctacttaagcccgcgcgccgtgaccctaaaatcgcgaactataacatggtcaggaacgacaggctctctgcccgtggtggtggtaccgtcatttactatagaagagccctgcattgcgtcccgctcgatcctcccgcgctcgctaatatcgaagcatcagtgtgccgaatctcactgacgggacacgcgccgatcgttatcgcgtccgtttatcttccaccggataagatcgttctaagcagtgatatcgaggcgctgctcggtatggggagctctgtcattctggcgggcgacctaaattgtaaacacatcaggtggaactcacacaccacaaccccgaatggcaggcggcttgacgcgttagtcgatgatctcgccttcgatgtcgtcgctccgctaaccccgactcactacccgctaaatatcgcgcatcgcccggatatactcgacatagcgttattaaaaaacgtaactctgcgcttacactcgatcgaagtagtttcagagttagattcagaccaccgtcccgtcgttatgaagctcggtcgcgctcccgattccgttcccgtcacgaggactgtggtggattggcacacgctgggcatcagcctggctgaatctgatccaccatcgcttccgtttagtccggactctatcccgtctcctcaggataccgctgaagccatagacatcgtaacgtcacacatcacctcgacattagataggtcatcgaagcaagttgtagcggaggacttccttcaccgcttcaaattgcccgacgatattagggaactccttagagctaagaacgcctcgatccgtgcgtacgataggtatcctaccgcggaaaatcgtattcgaatgcgtgccctacaacgcgacgtaaagtctcgcatcaccgaagtccgagatgccagatggtctgatttcttagaaggactcgcgccctctcaaaggtcttactaccgcttagctcgtactctcaaatcggatacggtagtaactatgccccccctcgtaggcccctcaggccgactcgcggcgttcgatgatgacgaaaaagcagagctgctggccgatacattgcaaacccagtgcacgcccagcactcaatccgtggaccctgttcatgtagaattagtagacagtgaggtagaacgcagagcctccttgccaccctccgatgcgttaccacccgtcaccccgatggaagttaaagacttgatcaaagacctacgtcctcgcaaggctcccggttccgacggtatatccaaccgcgttattaaacttctacccgtccaactcatcgtgatgttggcatctattttcaatgccgctatggcgaactgtatctttcccgcggtgtggaaagaagcggacgttatcggcatacataaacccggtaaaccaaaaaatcatccgacgagctaccgcccgattagcctcctcatgtctctaggcaaactgtatgagcgtctgctctacaaacgcctcagagacttcgtctcatccaagggcattcttatcgatgaacaattcggattccgtacaaatcactcatgcgttcaacaggtgcaccgcctcacggagcacattcttgtggggcttaatcgaccaaaaccgttatacacgggagctctcttcttcgacgtcgcaaaagcgttcgacaaagtctggcacaatggtttgattttcaaactattcaacatgggcgtgccggatagtctcgtgctcatcatacgggacttcttgtcgaaccgctcttttcgatatcgagtcgagggaacccgctcctccccacgatctctcacagctggagtcccgcaaggctctgtcctctcacccctcctatttagcttattcgttaacgatattccccggtcgccgccgacccatttagctttattcgccgacgacacgactgtttactattccagtagaaacaagtccctaatcgcgaagaagcttcagagcgcagccctagccctaggacagtggttccgaaaatggcgcatagacatcaacccagcgaaaagtactgcggtgctatttcagaggggaagctccacacggatttcctcccggattaggaggaggaatctcacacccccgattactctctttagacaacccataccctgggccaggaaggtcaagtacctgggcgttaccctggatgcatcgatgacattccgcccgcatataaaatcagtccgtgaccgtgccgcgtttattctcggtagactctaccccatgatctgtaagcggagtaaaatgtcccttcggaacaaggtgacactttacaaaacttgcataaggcccgtcatgacttacgcgagtgtggtgttcgctcacgcggcccgcacacacatagacaccctccaatccctacaatcccgcttttgcaggttagctgtcggggctccgtggttcgtgaggaacgttgacctacacgacgacctgggcctcgaatcaattcggaaatacatgaagtcagcgtcggaacgatacttcgataaggctatgcgtcatgataatcgccttatcgttgccgccgctgactactccccgaatcctgatcatgcaggagccagtcaccgtcgacgccctagacacgtccttacggatccatcagatccaataacctttgcattagatgccttcagctctaatactaggggcaggcttagggaccccggtaaccgtactcgtcgaactcgacaaagaggtcgacgtgcaacctaa